One window of the Leptospira koniambonensis genome contains the following:
- a CDS encoding cobalamin-binding protein: MNKIGPQRIVCLTEETTELLYLLGEEERIVGISAYTERPPHAKEEKPRVSAFINGNIKRIKELNPDLVVGFSDIQAQLSHDLVKEGLNVLITNQRSLEEIFQTILMVGSLIGKSEQVSKLVESYKKKLKDIKERSSSKPKLKVFFQEWDHPIITGIRWVSELLEIVGAIDCFGHLKEKSMAKDRIVSLHEVADAKPDLIIGSWCGKPMDFEWVRTREEWKDIPAIKKDKIFEMDPAIILQPGPALFEEGILEMDRILEEVRSSLF, translated from the coding sequence TTGAATAAAATCGGTCCGCAAAGAATCGTATGTTTAACTGAAGAGACTACAGAACTTCTCTATTTATTAGGGGAAGAAGAACGGATCGTAGGAATTTCCGCATATACGGAAAGACCTCCTCATGCAAAAGAAGAAAAGCCTAGAGTATCTGCTTTTATTAACGGAAACATAAAGAGGATCAAGGAACTAAATCCGGATCTGGTTGTTGGTTTTTCGGATATTCAAGCACAACTTTCTCATGATCTAGTAAAAGAAGGACTGAATGTTCTGATCACCAACCAAAGAAGTTTGGAGGAAATTTTCCAAACTATTTTGATGGTGGGATCATTGATCGGAAAATCGGAACAGGTTTCTAAACTTGTAGAATCGTATAAGAAAAAATTAAAAGATATCAAAGAACGTTCTTCTTCTAAACCAAAACTTAAGGTATTTTTCCAAGAATGGGACCATCCGATTATCACCGGGATCAGATGGGTTTCCGAATTATTGGAGATCGTTGGAGCTATAGATTGTTTCGGTCATTTGAAAGAAAAGTCCATGGCCAAAGACAGGATCGTAAGTCTTCATGAAGTAGCCGATGCAAAACCGGATCTGATCATCGGAAGCTGGTGCGGAAAACCTATGGACTTTGAATGGGTACGTACTAGGGAAGAATGGAAAGACATTCCAGCGATCAAAAAGGATAAAATTTTCGAAATGGATCCTGCGATCATTTTACAACCAGGACCAGCCTTATTCGAAGAAGGTATCCTAGAAATGGATCGTATTTTAGAAGAAGTGAGATCTTCTCTTTTTTAA
- a CDS encoding methyl-accepting chemotaxis protein → MVNSAISKESSIAKIWTNGAIVINRIRLGLVVLFILTLIGVSKTNHPTQVIAHSVGTGLMALYCIFEFFLARGGKVGIGFQKTLVILDVIILSAIMAADCSIGPIVARDTLANMILFFIYFYIMIYSSLLGEKKFVLLIGLLTAIGVAIALYVGWKSGLVLTENASKAKDPDTLIFSVQIVKLGFMITASVILYQLMRLFENLTAEGSRLFGESQVFLTQIKDNQNIIRNSAENLETSIKEFAGYIARTGEKMESQAAALEEVNAVLEELSASSINNTQSIETQNEGISGLASNSQKLGGIIGDITEYSETLSVFAEENKADMENVTIAAEKTNSYLADIANSFNRVDEINQIMGEIADKTNLLALNASIEAARAGVAGRGFAVVANEVSKLADFTSENAKSISSIVKQSQSFINEAKVASAETGDLTEKQKFKLTQTTDRILKMNELYKEQKFILKSFLNELDTIKSASTDILESTKEQTLGQNELMKTMSQLEKDINEISEESTKLNTEIDKINSQASELRVLSGHSTE, encoded by the coding sequence ATGGTAAATTCCGCGATCTCTAAAGAATCGTCTATAGCGAAAATCTGGACGAACGGTGCTATCGTTATCAACCGTATCCGATTAGGGTTAGTAGTTCTTTTTATTCTAACCTTGATCGGAGTTTCTAAAACAAATCACCCTACTCAGGTAATCGCTCATTCTGTAGGAACAGGCTTGATGGCATTATACTGTATCTTCGAATTTTTCCTGGCGAGAGGAGGAAAGGTTGGGATCGGATTCCAAAAGACATTAGTGATTTTGGATGTAATCATTCTTTCTGCGATTATGGCAGCGGACTGTAGTATCGGTCCAATAGTGGCGAGAGATACTCTTGCAAACATGATCCTATTCTTCATTTATTTTTATATAATGATCTATTCTTCTTTATTGGGAGAAAAAAAATTCGTACTTCTTATCGGCCTATTAACTGCTATCGGAGTTGCAATTGCACTTTATGTAGGTTGGAAAAGTGGACTTGTATTAACTGAGAACGCAAGTAAGGCAAAAGACCCTGACACTTTGATCTTCTCAGTTCAAATCGTAAAGCTCGGTTTTATGATCACTGCAAGTGTGATCTTATACCAATTGATGAGATTATTCGAAAACCTAACTGCAGAAGGTTCTAGATTATTTGGAGAATCCCAAGTATTCTTAACTCAAATTAAAGATAACCAAAACATCATTCGTAACTCAGCAGAAAACTTAGAAACATCTATTAAAGAATTTGCAGGTTATATCGCAAGAACTGGAGAAAAAATGGAATCCCAGGCTGCTGCTTTGGAAGAAGTGAACGCAGTATTAGAAGAACTTTCTGCCTCTTCTATCAATAATACACAATCTATTGAAACTCAGAATGAAGGTATTTCAGGTCTTGCTTCCAACTCTCAAAAGTTGGGAGGAATTATAGGAGATATTACAGAATACAGCGAAACACTTTCCGTATTTGCAGAAGAGAACAAAGCGGACATGGAGAATGTGACCATTGCCGCTGAAAAAACGAATTCTTATCTCGCAGACATTGCAAACTCATTCAATAGAGTAGATGAGATCAATCAGATCATGGGGGAAATTGCGGATAAAACTAACCTTCTCGCATTGAACGCATCTATCGAAGCAGCAAGAGCTGGAGTCGCAGGAAGAGGATTTGCGGTAGTTGCAAACGAAGTCAGCAAACTCGCAGACTTCACTTCTGAAAACGCCAAATCTATTTCTTCTATCGTGAAACAATCCCAAAGTTTTATCAACGAAGCTAAGGTAGCTTCTGCAGAAACTGGAGATCTGACCGAAAAACAAAAGTTCAAATTAACACAAACTACTGATCGGATCCTAAAAATGAATGAGCTCTATAAGGAGCAAAAATTTATTCTTAAAAGTTTCCTAAACGAATTGGATACAATCAAGTCCGCATCCACAGATATTCTTGAATCTACTAAAGAACAAACTCTCGGCCAGAACGAATTGATGAAGACGATGAGCCAATTGGAAAAAGACATAAACGAGATCAGCGAAGAATCCACCAAATTAAACACTGAGATCGATAAGATCAATAGCCAAGCTTCAGAGTTAAGAGTATTAAGCGGACATTCTACCGAATAA
- a CDS encoding methyl-accepting chemotaxis protein, with the protein METSHIKTESTILQIWKNGAIVINRIRLGLVVLFIISLAGAYKSFQPLQFMVHAGGTAFMGLYCIFNFVANRKRNMSIGSHKLFVLFDVNVLSATLILDTFVSPDVAAGTLKNVVLFFIYFYIMIYSCLLGERIFVLVVGAFSTAGAIVALVCALQNGVGFVNDPESAKLPYNISGSTEIIKIAFIFVASVILAQLMRLFLRLTVEGNRLYTDSKDLLEKLSENQTIIKDSAISLEDSIVKFAQFINRTGEKMESQAAALEEVNAVLEELSAASTNTSMSIESQNISLSELADDSKKLGEIVSNITGYSEALSTFANDNKADMENVTIAAEKTKSYLADIAGSFDKVDQINQIMGEIADKTNLLALNASIEAARAGEAGRGFAVVANEVSKLADFTSENAKSISAIVRQSQNFIQEAKSASAETGDLTEKQKFKILETSDKIVQMNKLYLEQRNIIRKFLNELESIKSVSNEIHESEKEQSVGQQEMIRTMSQLEKDINEINEDSASLNSEIDRIKTKASELKVLSNNS; encoded by the coding sequence ATGGAAACTTCCCATATAAAAACAGAGTCCACGATCCTACAGATCTGGAAGAATGGCGCTATTGTAATCAACCGAATCCGATTAGGTTTGGTCGTACTTTTTATCATTTCCTTAGCCGGAGCTTATAAAAGTTTTCAGCCCTTACAATTTATGGTCCACGCGGGCGGCACAGCTTTCATGGGGCTTTATTGCATTTTCAATTTTGTAGCGAATCGCAAAAGGAATATGTCCATCGGATCACATAAACTTTTCGTTTTATTCGATGTGAATGTTCTAAGTGCCACGTTGATCTTGGATACTTTCGTTTCTCCCGATGTAGCAGCCGGAACATTAAAGAACGTAGTATTATTCTTCATCTATTTCTATATAATGATCTATTCCTGCCTTTTGGGAGAAAGGATCTTTGTTTTGGTCGTTGGTGCATTTTCCACCGCGGGTGCGATAGTTGCCCTCGTATGCGCACTTCAAAACGGAGTTGGATTTGTAAATGATCCAGAATCAGCAAAACTTCCTTATAATATAAGCGGTTCTACTGAAATTATCAAGATTGCATTCATATTTGTCGCAAGCGTGATACTCGCTCAATTGATGAGGCTATTCTTAAGACTAACTGTAGAAGGAAACCGACTTTATACAGACTCAAAAGACTTGCTCGAAAAATTAAGCGAGAACCAAACAATCATTAAGGATTCTGCAATTAGTTTAGAAGATTCTATCGTTAAATTCGCTCAATTTATCAATCGTACAGGAGAAAAGATGGAATCCCAAGCTGCCGCCTTGGAAGAAGTCAACGCAGTATTAGAAGAACTTTCTGCTGCTTCTACAAATACTTCTATGTCTATTGAATCTCAGAATATAAGCTTAAGCGAACTTGCTGATGATTCTAAAAAATTGGGAGAAATAGTTTCTAATATTACAGGTTATAGTGAGGCACTTTCCACATTCGCAAATGATAATAAAGCAGACATGGAGAATGTTACTATCGCTGCTGAAAAAACAAAATCTTATCTGGCAGATATCGCTGGCTCCTTCGACAAAGTGGACCAGATCAACCAGATCATGGGAGAAATTGCTGATAAAACAAACCTTCTTGCATTGAACGCATCTATTGAAGCGGCAAGAGCAGGAGAAGCAGGAAGGGGATTCGCAGTAGTTGCAAACGAGGTCAGCAAACTCGCAGATTTTACTTCCGAAAACGCAAAGTCAATTTCAGCAATCGTAAGACAGTCCCAAAATTTTATCCAAGAAGCAAAAAGTGCTTCTGCTGAAACGGGAGACCTGACTGAAAAACAAAAATTTAAGATCTTGGAAACTTCTGACAAGATCGTTCAGATGAATAAACTTTATCTGGAACAGAGAAATATTATACGTAAGTTCTTAAATGAATTAGAAAGTATCAAATCAGTTTCGAACGAGATCCATGAATCTGAAAAGGAACAATCCGTGGGCCAACAAGAAATGATACGGACCATGTCCCAATTAGAAAAAGATATTAATGAAATTAACGAAGATTCAGCTAGCTTAAACTCAGAGATCGATCGGATCAAAACAAAGGCTTCTGAACTAAAAGTATTGAGCAATAATTCCTAA
- the mtnP gene encoding S-methyl-5'-thioadenosine phosphorylase, with protein MGTKVKAAVIGGTGLYSLDGMELVEEVLPETPWGKPSDTIKIGKIHDKLIAFLPRHGVGHFIMPHEVPMKANICALKILGVEEIVAFSSVGSLREEIKPLDFVLPSQIIDRTRGRESTFFGKGVVAHAPFADPFSQNLSDRINKAAAKVNLPIHQNKTLVCMEGPLFSTRAESHMYRSWGGDIINMSVLPEAKLAREAEIAYQMVCMSTDYDCWRENEEAVTAEMVMANLGKNAENAKKLLSALIPALGNGDDLSLKNSTKYSIITAPERRNPDTVAKLKVLFPDYL; from the coding sequence ATGGGGACTAAAGTAAAAGCTGCAGTTATCGGAGGCACAGGTCTCTATAGCCTGGACGGAATGGAACTTGTAGAGGAAGTTCTTCCGGAAACTCCTTGGGGCAAACCTTCCGACACGATCAAGATCGGAAAGATCCACGATAAACTAATCGCATTTCTCCCTCGCCATGGTGTGGGACATTTTATTATGCCTCACGAAGTTCCAATGAAGGCGAATATCTGCGCTCTTAAAATTTTAGGAGTAGAAGAGATTGTAGCATTCAGCTCCGTCGGGAGTTTGAGAGAAGAGATCAAACCTTTGGATTTCGTTCTTCCAAGTCAGATCATAGACAGAACAAGAGGGAGAGAGTCCACATTCTTTGGAAAAGGTGTGGTGGCTCACGCTCCTTTCGCAGATCCTTTCTCTCAAAATTTAAGCGATAGAATTAATAAAGCCGCTGCAAAAGTAAATCTTCCGATCCACCAAAACAAAACTTTGGTTTGTATGGAAGGTCCTTTATTTTCTACAAGAGCGGAATCTCATATGTATCGTTCTTGGGGTGGAGACATCATCAATATGAGCGTTCTTCCGGAAGCAAAACTTGCAAGAGAGGCTGAGATCGCTTACCAAATGGTCTGTATGTCCACGGACTACGATTGTTGGAGAGAGAATGAAGAAGCAGTTACTGCAGAAATGGTAATGGCAAACTTAGGAAAGAATGCAGAGAATGCTAAAAAACTTTTAAGCGCTTTGATCCCTGCACTTGGGAACGGAGACGATCTTAGTTTAAAGAATAGCACCAAGTATTCTATCATCACAGCTCCTGAACGCAGAAACCCGGATACTGTTGCAAAACTGAAAGTATTATTCCCAGATTATCTCTGA
- a CDS encoding alpha/beta hydrolase, with product MKIQKFMLYLLSVIFIIFLGLFGLLYSNQDKLIFFPEILPEDFHFSFPYTFQEVSLELENGEKVYALFFPAQGPSKGTVLYFHGNAGSLRSWGGVAEDFVPRGWDLLMTDYRGYGKSRAKLSEKGMYQDAERWYEYLKTDKLKKENEIILYGRSIGTGVVVDLGTKTNPGYIILETPYTSLADLAKEYYPFVPEWFLAYSLKSENKIGKIHSPATIIHGNEDEIVPFRQGKKLFKTALESGVKIEFLEIEGGNHNNLSFFPEYQKGLANILGSVHLNRRKSNSQR from the coding sequence ATGAAAATCCAAAAGTTTATGTTATATCTTCTCTCGGTCATATTTATTATTTTTCTGGGACTCTTCGGCTTATTATATTCAAATCAAGACAAGCTGATCTTCTTCCCAGAAATTTTACCCGAGGACTTTCACTTCTCCTTTCCTTATACTTTTCAAGAAGTTTCTCTGGAGTTGGAAAATGGAGAGAAGGTGTATGCATTATTCTTCCCAGCCCAAGGACCTTCTAAGGGCACGGTCCTCTATTTTCATGGAAACGCAGGAAGTTTAAGAAGTTGGGGAGGTGTTGCTGAGGACTTTGTTCCGCGAGGGTGGGACCTTCTCATGACAGATTATAGAGGTTACGGTAAAAGTAGGGCCAAGTTAAGTGAGAAGGGAATGTACCAGGATGCAGAACGCTGGTACGAATATTTGAAAACGGATAAATTAAAAAAAGAAAATGAGATCATTCTTTATGGAAGATCTATCGGAACTGGAGTTGTAGTAGATTTAGGGACCAAAACAAATCCAGGTTATATTATATTAGAAACTCCTTATACTTCTTTGGCGGATCTCGCAAAAGAATATTATCCATTTGTACCTGAATGGTTTTTGGCTTATTCTCTTAAATCAGAAAACAAGATAGGAAAAATCCATTCTCCTGCGACGATTATACATGGAAATGAGGACGAGATCGTTCCATTCAGACAAGGAAAAAAATTATTCAAGACTGCTTTGGAATCAGGAGTAAAAATAGAATTTTTAGAAATAGAAGGAGGAAATCATAATAATCTCTCCTTCTTTCCAGAATACCAAAAGGGACTAGCTAATATTTTAGGATCTGTTCATCTAAACCGAAGAAAATCAAACTCTCAGAGATAA
- a CDS encoding alkaline phosphatase D family protein, whose product MRRRLLLSSTSLLFLLFGFFYFDFAIYGKSQSTDTASPSSIQSGPMLGYSTHKEVKIWVQTKNPSKVYAKYFISGNSEQSQVTREVTTEHHKGNVAHLIADVLEPGKTYDYIIYVNGKYQEPKSEQKFRTQPIWIGKQSGPPDIKFALGSCAFVNDTKYDTQAKPYGGEYFIYKSISAQKPDFMLWGGDNIYLREPDWESRTGFIYRYTEQRSLAELQPLLANVHHYAVWDDHDWGPNDGDASFWMGATAEEIFKLFWANPNYSKKGIYGSFTWGDAQFFLMDDRSFRTANDNKTGARSFFGEEQLDWLVNGLAFSKATFKFVVVGGQVLNPLTVFENYSTYAEEREKLLSKISKLKIKNLVFLTGDRHFTELSYIQEGFEYPVYDFTVSPLTSSTHAPITEKNPLRIEGTMVDDKRNFGIIEITGPLKQRSLVFRVFDSAGKELWSKDIQAK is encoded by the coding sequence ATGAGACGCAGATTGCTTTTATCATCCACCTCTTTGTTGTTTTTACTGTTTGGATTCTTTTACTTCGATTTTGCAATTTATGGAAAAAGTCAGTCAACCGACACAGCTTCGCCTTCTAGTATCCAATCAGGGCCGATGTTAGGTTACTCAACTCATAAGGAAGTGAAAATTTGGGTCCAGACTAAGAACCCTTCTAAAGTTTATGCGAAATATTTTATTTCCGGAAATTCAGAACAAAGCCAGGTAACTCGCGAAGTAACTACTGAACATCATAAAGGAAATGTTGCCCATCTAATCGCTGACGTATTGGAACCTGGAAAAACATACGATTATATAATTTATGTAAATGGAAAATATCAAGAACCTAAATCAGAACAAAAATTTAGAACACAACCCATTTGGATTGGAAAACAAAGCGGGCCTCCGGATATCAAATTTGCTTTGGGGAGTTGTGCATTCGTAAACGATACTAAGTATGATACGCAAGCGAAACCATACGGAGGAGAGTACTTTATCTACAAATCTATCTCTGCTCAAAAACCGGACTTCATGCTCTGGGGCGGAGATAATATTTATCTAAGAGAACCTGATTGGGAATCTCGCACTGGATTCATTTATCGTTATACTGAACAAAGATCTTTGGCGGAACTCCAGCCATTACTCGCAAATGTTCACCATTATGCAGTTTGGGATGATCATGATTGGGGGCCTAATGATGGGGACGCTTCCTTTTGGATGGGAGCTACCGCAGAAGAAATTTTCAAATTATTTTGGGCTAACCCAAACTATTCAAAAAAAGGAATATATGGTTCTTTCACTTGGGGAGATGCACAATTCTTTTTGATGGACGATCGTAGTTTTAGGACTGCGAACGATAATAAAACTGGGGCCAGATCATTTTTTGGAGAAGAACAGCTGGATTGGCTTGTAAACGGCTTAGCATTCTCCAAAGCGACTTTTAAGTTTGTGGTTGTAGGTGGCCAGGTCTTAAATCCGTTAACCGTCTTTGAAAATTATTCAACATACGCAGAAGAAAGGGAAAAACTTCTTTCCAAAATTTCAAAATTGAAGATAAAAAACCTGGTATTTTTGACCGGGGACAGACACTTTACGGAATTATCATATATCCAGGAAGGATTCGAATATCCAGTATATGATTTTACTGTTTCACCTTTAACTTCTTCTACCCATGCGCCTATTACCGAAAAAAATCCATTAAGGATTGAGGGCACAATGGTGGATGACAAAAGGAATTTTGGAATAATAGAAATTACAGGTCCTTTAAAACAAAGGAGCTTGGTGTTTAGAGTTTTTGATTCTGCCGGAAAAGAACTTTGGTCCAAGGATATTCAGGCCAAATGA
- a CDS encoding methyl-accepting chemotaxis protein, which translates to MTRGESRKLRWRLTLGLELLTSVLAVPLAVLFIIAAGAYDFNKAIALIGSSTVVLTTSYFFPTLRFLYLGRLLSNLEPNNWEKLNTKGKVAVKKKLLNFPLLNTGFYIVQWSYGIPAAWKMMHLFFIPEFFESAPFLLLPLIIYPTLGISHFFLTESVLSEVLESDRLNGLPLEEKDIRKVSIFVRIISTIASIALLPVVIFGYLLVEETSGWLKLGDVTLALSLTILFMVITLTISSYLLASSIRRNSKNMMNAFTEMSQGELNILLPMVSTDELGRSSKMLNDFVKRLRIVVKTVIKESEKLSQSSKVLEEKTKDLSIKMQEQAASTEQMSSGVEEIAASIQSTSSRAESQSSTVEQASASLTELEDRIRNVHISLMDTKNDAERMRLETSNGESALQSTRDAMAEIESNTAKMEASVNVIHEITDRIGLLSLNAAIEAARAGEAGKGFAVVAQEISKLGEQTQENAKRIRATLAEAVKATNSGREVLGNTEVAFRRIGDTAQNTSERILQVSSLSESQLVASAQVKNAFSELIRSAEEIRNHTKEQSQTSLEFSKTIGSISEATEFLNGIVNDIDSLAEKLAHQASSLKKEVEFFKT; encoded by the coding sequence ATGACGAGGGGAGAATCTAGAAAACTCAGATGGAGACTTACCTTAGGCCTGGAGCTATTAACTTCCGTTCTGGCTGTCCCTTTAGCCGTTCTATTCATTATTGCAGCGGGAGCGTATGACTTCAATAAGGCGATCGCGCTGATTGGGTCCTCAACAGTCGTATTAACCACCTCTTATTTTTTCCCTACACTTCGATTCTTATATTTGGGAAGGCTCCTATCCAATCTGGAACCAAATAATTGGGAGAAATTAAATACAAAAGGTAAGGTAGCAGTTAAGAAAAAACTTCTAAACTTCCCTCTTCTAAATACTGGATTTTATATCGTACAGTGGAGTTACGGAATTCCTGCGGCTTGGAAAATGATGCATCTTTTCTTTATACCCGAATTCTTTGAGTCTGCGCCATTCTTACTCTTACCTTTGATCATTTACCCAACTTTAGGAATTTCCCATTTCTTCTTAACCGAGTCAGTACTTTCAGAAGTGTTGGAATCAGACAGATTGAATGGACTTCCTTTAGAAGAAAAAGACATTCGTAAAGTTTCAATCTTCGTAAGAATTATTTCTACGATCGCATCTATCGCATTATTACCGGTCGTGATCTTTGGTTATCTATTAGTGGAAGAGACTTCCGGTTGGTTAAAATTGGGTGATGTTACCTTAGCACTTTCTCTCACCATTCTTTTTATGGTGATCACTCTCACTATTTCTTCCTACTTATTGGCTTCCAGCATTCGTAGAAACTCTAAAAATATGATGAATGCGTTTACTGAGATGTCCCAAGGCGAGTTGAATATCCTACTTCCTATGGTTTCCACAGACGAATTGGGAAGAAGTAGCAAGATGTTAAACGATTTTGTGAAAAGACTTAGGATTGTTGTTAAAACAGTAATCAAAGAATCAGAAAAACTTTCACAAAGCTCCAAGGTACTGGAAGAAAAAACAAAAGATCTTTCTATAAAAATGCAAGAGCAAGCTGCGTCTACAGAACAGATGAGTTCCGGAGTAGAAGAAATTGCAGCATCAATTCAATCTACTTCTTCCAGAGCAGAAAGTCAGTCTAGTACTGTAGAACAAGCATCCGCATCTCTTACAGAACTCGAAGATAGGATCCGAAATGTTCATATTTCTCTAATGGATACAAAAAATGATGCGGAGAGAATGAGATTAGAAACTTCTAATGGAGAATCCGCGTTACAATCCACTCGTGATGCAATGGCAGAGATAGAATCCAATACTGCTAAAATGGAAGCGAGCGTAAATGTGATCCATGAGATTACAGATCGAATCGGACTTCTATCCTTAAATGCGGCAATTGAAGCTGCTCGTGCAGGAGAAGCAGGAAAAGGTTTTGCAGTAGTAGCCCAAGAAATTTCAAAACTGGGAGAACAAACCCAGGAGAATGCAAAGAGGATCCGTGCAACATTGGCAGAAGCTGTAAAGGCCACCAACTCGGGGAGAGAAGTTTTAGGAAATACTGAGGTAGCTTTCAGAAGAATAGGAGACACCGCTCAAAATACTTCTGAAAGAATTTTGCAAGTTTCCTCCTTGTCTGAATCTCAGTTGGTAGCAAGCGCTCAGGTAAAAAATGCATTTTCTGAATTGATCCGATCTGCAGAAGAGATCAGAAATCATACAAAAGAACAATCCCAAACTTCTTTAGAATTTTCTAAAACGATTGGAAGTATTTCAGAAGCTACTGAGTTTTTGAATGGGATAGTAAACGATATTGATTCTCTTGCTGAGAAGCTGGCTCACCAAGCAAGTTCTTTGAAAAAGGAAGTAGAATTCTTTAAAACCTAA